In Apium graveolens cultivar Ventura chromosome 10, ASM990537v1, whole genome shotgun sequence, the following are encoded in one genomic region:
- the LOC141689478 gene encoding protein unc-13 homolog, producing MVTDTQNTTTTSGLMSPFPDLGLHFSDPELRETAYEIFIAASRSSRGSRPLTFVSSSSMSKVIKNSMLTRQNSWSSGKRGAPIGEMMRVQMRISEQVDSRVRRVLLRITAGQLGKRMESLVLPLELLQQLKASDFSSAIEYEAWQKRILKVLEAGILQHSHMPLDKTNTAPQKLKEIIDRGLERPIEAGRHSETMQALWENVMSLACRSFDGSVSDICHWADGIPFNLRVYQRLLESCFDINNTTAVIEEIDELLELIKKTWVILGLNQAYHNLCLSWMLFDHYVATGEVENDLLFDAEKVFLEVEKDAKATKDPSYSKILSSALSSILSWTEKKLSAYHETFYRGNNNLMQIVLSLNVLANKILVGDISHEYWSKNTDGDISYRKLNTYIRSSVCNAFSQKKEKIYLNRRSARNQQNPLPALSILAQDISDLAYNEKEIYSPVLKRWHPLATGVAVATLHACYENELKQFVSDTSELTPDSIQVLISADKLEKDLVQMAVEDSFDSEDGGISLIQGMTPYEAEGVIANLVKCWINTRIDRLKEWIVRNLQQEVWNPQANKEPSAPSAMEVLRMADETLEAFFLLPIPRHPILLPDLMSSLDKCLYNYISTIKSHCGSRGEFLPVIPDLTRCTAGSKLQGVFRKNKLVQRRRP from the exons ATGGTGACTGACACTCAAAACACCACCACCACCTCCGGCCTGATGAGCCCATTTCCCGACCTGGGACTCCACTTTTCGGACCCGGAGCTCCGAGAAACCGCATACGAGATCTTCATAGCAGCTTCTCGGAGCTCCAGAGGGTCAAGACCGTTGACTTTTGTGTCTTCCTCATCCATGTCTAAGGTGATCAAGAACTCAATGTTGACTCGCCAAAACTCATGGAGTTCAGGTAAACGCGGTGCGCCGATCGGAGAGATGATGAGAGTTCAAATGAGGATTTCTGAGCAGGTTGATTCCAGAGTTAGAAGGGTTTTGCTTAGAATTACTGCAGGACAG CTTGGAAAGCGGATGGAGTCTCTTGTTTTACCTCTAGAGCTATTACAACAACTTAAAGCTTCGGATTTTTCGTCTGCTATAGAATATGAAGCATGGCAAAAGAGGATATTGAAGGTCCTTGAAGCTGGTATTCTCCAGCATTCTCATATGCCTCTTGACAAGACCAACACTGCTCCTCAAAAGCTTAAAGAGATTATAGATAGGGGATTAGAGAGGCCCATCGAGGCTGGGAGGCACAGTGAAACAATGCAAGCCCTATGGGAAAATGTTATGTCACTTGCCTGTAGATCGTTTGATGGGTCTGTCTCAGATATATGTCACTGGGCAGATGGAATTCCTTTTAATCTCCGAGTATATCAAAGGCTTTTAGAATCTTGTTTTGATATTAATAACACAACAGCTGTGATAGAAGAAATTGATGAATTGTTAGAGCTCATAAAGAAAACATGGGTGATCCTTGGATTAAACCAAGCATACCATAATCTCTGTCTTTCATGGATGTTGTTTGACCATTATGTTGCTACAGGCGAAGTTGAAAACGACCTGCTCTTTGATGCTGAAAAGGTATTTTTGGAAGTTGAAAAAGACGCAAAGGCAACAAAGGATCCTTCTTACTCCAAGATTTTGAGTTCTGCATTAAGCTCGATTCTGAGTTGGACTGAGAAAAAACTTTCTGCTTACCATGAAACTTTCTACAGGGGTAACAATAATTTAATGCAAATTGTTTTATCCCTAAATGTGTTAGCCAATAAGATATTGGTGGGAGACATTTCTCATGAATATTGGAGCAAGAACACAGATGGTGACATCTCATATCGCAAACTTAACACTTACATTAGGTCATCAGTTTGCAATGCATTCTCTCAG AAAAAGGAGAAAATATATCTAAACAGACGGTCAgcaagaaatcagcaaaatccTCTTCCCGCCCTTTCCATCCTTGCACAAGACATTAGCGATCTTGCTTATAATGAGAAGGAAATATATAGCCCTGTATTGAAGAGATGGCACCCTCTTGCAACTGGTGTAGCTGTAGCAACTCTACATGCTTGCTATGAAAATGAACTGAAGCAATTTGTTTCTGACACTAGTGAACTGACTCCCGATAGTATACAAGTGTTGATATCTGCTGACAAGCTTGAAAAAGATCTGGTACAGATGGCAGTGGAAGATTCATTTGACAGTGAGGATGGTGGAATATCATTAATTCAAGGGATGACTCCCTATGAGGCTGAAGGTGTGATTGCAAATCTAGTAAAGTGTTGGATAAACACAAGAATAGACAGGCTTAAGGAATGGATTGTTAGGAATCTGCAACAAGAG GTGTGGAACCCACAAGCAAATAAAGAGCCATCTGCTCCTTCGGCAATGGAGGTTCTACGCATGGCAGATGAAACTTTGGAAGCATTCTTTTTGTTGCCAATACCGAGGCATCCTATATTACTGCCTGACTTGATGAGCAGTCTTGATAAATGCCTTTATAATTACATATCAACTATAAAATCTCACTGTG GCTCTCGAGGTGAATTTCTTCCTGTTATTCCTGATTTGACCAGATGTACAGCTGGATCAAAACTCCAAGGTGTATTCAGGAAAAATAAGTTGGTTCAGAGGAGGAGACCTTGA